In Pelotomaculum isophthalicicum JI, the following proteins share a genomic window:
- a CDS encoding phosphoenolpyruvate carboxykinase (GTP) has protein sequence MYKNKAVTQWVEEMAKLTKPDKIVWLDGSDEERIRLTQEAVSTGEIKYLNQEKYPGCLFHRTAKNDVARVEHLTFICSRNKEDAGPTNNWMAPEEAYEKAGRIFDGSMRGRTMYVIPYIMGPMGSPFSKVGIELTDSIYVVLNMRIMTTMGKAAMEQLGDSGSFVKGLHSKADLNPERRYIMHFPEDNTIWSVGSGYGGNVLLGKKCFSLRIASNMARHEGWLAEHMLILGVENPQGKVSYVAAAFPSACGKTNLAMLVPPPALKGYKTWTVGDDIAWMRIGEDGRLWAMNPETGFFGVVPGTSSKTNPNALIAASKNTIYTNVLEGPDGTIWWEGLDQEPPAYGIDWKGDPWTPDSGTVGAHPNSRFTAPASQCPSISPEWRNPEGVPITALIFGGRRAKVAPLVYQSFDWQHGVFVGATIASETTAADTGEVGVVRRDPMAMLPFCGYHMGDYWRHWLEMGKRIPCPPKIFHVNWFRTNKQGKFLWPGFGENLRVLNWIISRCEGESEAVKTPIGYIPTVDALNLEGLDLPAGTIESLLSVDREVWKEELNGQLPFLEKIGDKLPKEIMDEHNAVLNRLN, from the coding sequence ATGTATAAAAACAAGGCGGTAACACAATGGGTTGAAGAAATGGCCAAGCTCACCAAACCGGACAAAATTGTCTGGCTTGACGGGTCTGACGAAGAAAGAATCAGATTGACCCAGGAAGCTGTCAGCACAGGGGAAATAAAATATCTGAATCAAGAAAAATATCCTGGTTGTTTATTTCACAGAACAGCGAAAAATGACGTTGCCAGAGTGGAGCACCTTACCTTTATTTGTTCCAGGAATAAAGAAGATGCCGGGCCTACTAACAACTGGATGGCGCCGGAAGAAGCCTACGAAAAGGCGGGGAGGATCTTTGACGGCTCCATGCGGGGGAGAACTATGTATGTTATACCCTATATTATGGGTCCAATGGGTTCACCTTTCAGTAAAGTTGGTATAGAATTAACTGATAGTATTTATGTGGTTTTAAATATGAGAATTATGACAACGATGGGTAAAGCAGCGATGGAACAGCTTGGGGATTCCGGCTCCTTTGTCAAAGGACTTCACTCAAAAGCCGATCTGAATCCTGAAAGACGTTATATTATGCACTTCCCTGAGGATAACACCATTTGGAGTGTCGGTTCCGGATACGGCGGCAATGTGCTTTTGGGGAAAAAATGCTTTTCTCTGCGCATAGCGAGCAATATGGCGCGGCATGAAGGCTGGCTGGCCGAACACATGTTGATCCTCGGTGTGGAAAACCCGCAGGGTAAAGTATCCTATGTCGCTGCGGCTTTCCCAAGCGCCTGCGGAAAAACTAATCTGGCGATGCTTGTCCCCCCTCCGGCTCTAAAAGGTTATAAAACCTGGACGGTTGGCGACGACATCGCGTGGATGCGGATTGGGGAAGATGGCCGATTGTGGGCTATGAATCCCGAAACAGGTTTTTTCGGAGTTGTACCTGGAACAAGTTCAAAAACTAACCCGAATGCTCTGATTGCCGCCTCGAAAAACACTATATACACAAACGTGCTTGAGGGACCTGACGGTACTATATGGTGGGAGGGGCTGGATCAGGAGCCGCCGGCGTACGGGATAGACTGGAAGGGCGATCCCTGGACGCCTGACAGCGGAACCGTCGGAGCGCATCCGAACTCCCGTTTCACTGCTCCCGCCAGCCAGTGCCCTTCAATTTCGCCAGAGTGGCGAAATCCGGAGGGAGTGCCAATCACCGCGTTGATCTTTGGCGGACGGCGGGCTAAAGTCGCTCCCCTGGTTTACCAGTCATTTGACTGGCAGCACGGGGTGTTCGTAGGCGCTACCATCGCCTCGGAAACTACCGCGGCCGATACGGGAGAAGTTGGCGTCGTGCGCCGTGACCCCATGGCTATGCTCCCTTTCTGCGGCTACCACATGGGCGACTATTGGCGCCACTGGCTGGAAATGGGTAAAAGGATCCCCTGCCCGCCAAAGATTTTCCACGTTAACTGGTTCCGCACAAATAAACAAGGTAAATTCCTCTGGCCCGGGTTTGGTGAAAACTTACGGGTATTAAACTGGATAATATCCCGTTGTGAAGGTGAAAGCGAGGCCGTCAAGACTCCTATTGGCTATATTCCGACAGTTGACGCTCTCAACCTGGAAGGATTGGATTTACCTGCCGGGACCATTGAATCCCTGTTAAGTGTTGACCGGGAAGTTTGGAAAGAAGAATTAAACGGACAGTTGCCCTTTCTGGAAAAAATCGGAGATAAATTGCCGAAGGAAATAATGGATGAACATAATGCGGTTTTAAACAGACTAAATTAA
- a CDS encoding TerC family protein has product MQLFGDLTFIMSLLQIIVIDLVLSGDNAVVIGMATRNLDTRNRKRAVILGALAAILLRVFFTCIAAISLVQVPLLQLFGGLALLWIAVKLLVEDDVECTVVSPQRNLFRAVKTIVLADMIMSLDNILGVAGASHGNLFLLLLGLLFSMPLLMTGSQILAALMSRFSWITYIGGIVIAWVAGEMIYGERLIINLLLPAYFSMFIPAFSVLAVLIMSKAIKSR; this is encoded by the coding sequence ATGCAATTGTTCGGCGACCTCACGTTTATAATGTCACTGCTGCAAATCATTGTGATAGATCTGGTTTTGAGCGGGGACAATGCTGTCGTTATCGGCATGGCTACCAGGAACCTGGACACCCGCAACAGGAAAAGAGCAGTTATTTTAGGCGCTCTGGCTGCTATTTTACTGCGGGTGTTTTTCACTTGCATAGCTGCGATCAGTCTGGTACAAGTACCTTTGCTGCAATTGTTCGGCGGCCTGGCGCTACTCTGGATTGCCGTTAAACTCCTGGTGGAAGACGATGTCGAATGTACAGTTGTATCACCCCAAAGGAACTTGTTCAGGGCCGTCAAAACGATCGTCCTGGCCGACATGATCATGTCTTTGGATAATATCCTGGGCGTGGCCGGAGCGTCACACGGAAACCTGTTCCTGTTGCTTCTCGGCCTGCTGTTCAGCATGCCGCTGTTAATGACCGGCAGCCAGATACTGGCCGCACTGATGTCCAGGTTTAGCTGGATCACTTACATCGGCGGTATTGTCATCGCCTGGGTCGCCGGTGAAATGATTTATGGGGAGAGGCTCATAATCAATCTCCTTTTACCAGCTTACTTTTCGATGTTTATACCGGCTTTTTCAGTACTGGCCGTACTGATCATGTCAAAGGCGATTAAATCGCGGTAA
- a CDS encoding pyruvate, water dikinase regulatory protein, which yields MVIYAVSDSVGDTAELVARAAASQFNQDAVEIRLVPYVNDPGEIPEIVEEASVFNSLIAYTLVLPELRGVLVREAAKHGVPTLDIMTPMIDAISAIIHRPPKLEPGLIRKTDEEYYRKVEAIEFAVKCDDGKDARGITRADLVVIGVSRTSKSPLCMYLAQKRIMAANVPLVPEVSPPEEIFRLPPHKLIGLSIQPQQLNEIRRERLKTLGITSGADYISMERIHKELEYAEGIMKKTGCTVIDVTNKAVEETASKVLEIYFRGERSVG from the coding sequence ATGGTTATATATGCCGTATCTGACTCAGTGGGTGATACCGCCGAACTGGTGGCACGTGCGGCTGCCAGTCAATTCAATCAGGATGCAGTGGAAATTCGCCTGGTGCCCTATGTTAACGATCCCGGCGAGATACCGGAGATTGTCGAGGAGGCCAGTGTCTTCAATAGTTTGATTGCTTATACTCTGGTTCTTCCGGAGTTGCGTGGCGTTCTCGTCAGGGAAGCGGCAAAACACGGCGTCCCCACGTTGGATATCATGACCCCGATGATTGACGCCATATCAGCAATTATTCATCGTCCGCCGAAGCTTGAACCGGGACTGATTCGTAAAACAGACGAAGAATATTACCGTAAGGTTGAAGCCATTGAATTTGCCGTCAAATGTGACGACGGAAAGGACGCGCGGGGTATCACCAGGGCCGACCTGGTGGTGATTGGAGTTTCCCGCACCTCAAAGTCACCTCTTTGCATGTACCTGGCGCAAAAGCGGATCATGGCGGCAAACGTCCCCCTGGTTCCTGAAGTTTCACCGCCGGAAGAAATTTTCCGTTTGCCTCCCCACAAATTGATTGGGTTGAGTATCCAGCCTCAACAACTAAACGAAATACGGCGGGAGCGCTTAAAAACCCTCGGGATTACTTCCGGCGCCGATTATATTAGTATGGAGCGTATTCATAAAGAGCTGGAATACGCTGAAGGCATCATGAAAAAAACCGGCTGCACGGTTATAGACGTCACCAATAAAGCAGTGGAGGAAACAGCCAGCAAGGTCCTGGAAATATACTTCCGGGGAGAAAGATCTGTTGGATAA